The genome window GGGCCATCTATCGCTCCCTTGATGACCCAAGGTGCGATCAGCGCGCCTTGGGTCAGGCCCGCGATCAAGGTTTGGGTTCCCCAGCTTCCGAAGGGCGCATCCATCGTCAGGCGCTTACCGCGCTTGGCTCTGCCGCGTAGGCGCGTGAGGTTTGTCTTCACTGCGGTTTCGTCAATAAAGACAACGCGCTCAGGAAAGGTCGCAATGGCTGGCGAGCGGTATCTGAACCAGTCGGCCCGTTGCTGCCTTACCTTGGCGCGGCGGCGCTCGGTTGCGACCAGCGACTTTTTTTGTACGTGAAGCCGAGCCGGGACAGAAGGTTGGCGATGGAGGAGTGATGCACCCGCACACCCTCTGCATCGGCCAGCGCATTACGCAACTCAAAGAGCGTGATGTCAGGGTCTTGTGCGATCAACTCCTCAAAGAATTCCCGATGCGGAGCCAGCTTTCCCTTGCCGCGCGGCGGTCCCTGCCGGGCAGGTTCCGCATGACCCTTCATCCTCACCTGACGCGCCCACCGCGCGCCTGTGGCAGGCGACAGCTTCAACCGCAACGCCGCCGCGCGCCCGCTCAACCCTTCTTCAATGTATCTCTGAAACCGTATCCGAAGCGCAGATGGCAAAGGTGCTGACATGATCCATCCTCCCAAACAGGATGAATCACAGATCAGGTCTCAAGGGAATCCCTCGCGATTCAGGTTCAAGCCGAAACGCTTTAGGCCAACCCCGCCTCGGCCATCAGCCTGGCGGCCTCGATCTGGACCATTTGGTCACGGCCCGCGCCTTCCACCGGCACTATACCGACTTCCAGAAACAGCGGCGCGGCCAGCGGGGTGACGTGGTCCAGCGTCACGTGGTCGATCCGCCCCTTGGTGCGGGTCAGCATGTCGTCGATCCGGGCAAAGTCGACGATGCCGCGCTGCGCCTCTTCCCGGGTGATCTGCATCAGGACATGGTCGGGATCATACTTGCGCAGCGTGTCATAAAGGATGTCGGACGAAAATGTCGCCTGCCGCCCCGATTTCCGCTTGCCCGGATGGTTGCGCTCGATCAGCCCGGCGATCAGCGCCGCATCGCGGAAGGTGCGTTTCATAACCGCGTTTCCACCCAGCCAATGTTCGAAATCTGCACGCAAAGTGGTGGCGGAAAACAGTGGCCGCGGGTCACTTACCCGCGTCAGACCAGAGATCAGAACCGCATAATCGGTGGCCACGAACCTGAGTGGGTTCAATCCCATCGCCTCCATTCTTTGAGTGATGAGCAAACCGAGCGTCTGCATCGCATTGCGCCCGGCAAAGCCGTAGATGCAGGTATGCTCTCGCCCGTCAAAAGGGAAGGATTCGACAAGTATGTGGGACCGGCTGGGCAGGTGAGAGACCTTGCGCTGAAGCGCCAACCACTCGGCCGTATGGGTCGGAAGCTGGGGCCAGTCCGGTTGCTGGAACAGGTCCAGAATGCGTTGCGACAACTGGGTGGATGTGGCGAATTTCGTGCCTGCGAAAACGGCGATCTTTGGCGGCTTCGTCGCCTCGCGCGATACCTCGACCGTCATCTCGCGCAGGCGGTCATAGCGTACCACGCGCCCGCCGATCAGAAACGTATCACCGGGGGTGAGGGGTGGCGGCAAAAGCCTCCTCAACCTCGCCCAGGGGCTTGCCGCCCATGCGACCGCGCAAGCGGACGGGCATCACCTCGGTGTCGATGATGGTGCCGATGTTCATGCGGATGCGCGCGGCGGCGCGCGGGTCGCGCAGCTGCCACAGCCCGTCGGGGCGCTGCATCAGGCGTTGCCAACGATCATAGGCCTTCAGCGCATACCCCCCCGTCGCCGCGAATTCGAGGCAGGCGTCGAAATCCGCGCGGGTCAGCGAACTATATGCCCCGGCACTGGTCACCTCGGGGAACAGGTCATCGGCATCGAAGGGCCCGGCGCAGGCGGCGATCAGGATGTGCTGGATCAGCACGTCACGCGGGCCGGGGCCGCGCGGGTCGCCATCAAGGTTGCGTTCTTTCGCTGCCTCCAGCGCGGCGACACATTCGACAATCTCGAAGCGGTTGGCCGGGACCAGCAACGCCTTTGAGGGCGCGTTATAGCGGTGATTGGCGCGCCCGATCCGCTGCACCAGCCGTTTGACGTTTTTCGGCGCGCCAATCTGGATCACCAGATCGACATCGCCCCAGTCGATCCCCAGGTCCAGCGTGCCGGTGCAAACAATCGCGCGCAGGCTGCCGGCGACCATCGCGGCTTCGACCTTCTGGCGCTGTTCGCGCGCCAGCGATCCGTGGTGGATGCCGATGGGCAAATCGTCGGTGTTGGCCAGCCAGAGGTTGTGAAAAAAGATCTCGGCCTGGGCGCGGGTGTTGTGGAAAATCAGCGTGGTTTTGTGCTGTCGAACCTGGTCGAGGACCGCCGCAATCGCGTATTTCCCGCCACCCCCCGACCACGGCGGGGGCGCATCCGTGGTCAGCATGCGGATATCCGGGTCCGGCCCCGGATCGGCGTGCAGGATCGCACAAGGGTCCGGGTGCCGCGCCAGCAGATGCGCGATGGCGGTGGGGTCCTCAACGGTGGCCGACAGGCCGACGCGACGCAGGCCGGGGCGCAGCGCTTGCAGGCGTGACAGCGCCAACAGCAGCTGATCGCCGCGTTTGCTATCCGCAAGTGCATGAATTTCATCGACAATCACCCGCTCTAGCCCGGCGAAAATGCGTGGCGCATCCTCATAACTCAGCAGCAGCGCCAGCGATTCCGGCGTCGTCAGCAGGATATGCGGCGGGTCGGCGCGCTGGCGCTTACGCATACTTTGCGAGGTGTCGCCAGTGCGGTCCTCAATCCGGATCGGCAGGCGCAAATCCTCGACCGGGCGGCGCAGGTTGCGCCCGATATCCGCCGCCAGCGCCTTCAATGGCGAGACATAGAGCGTATGCATCCCCCGGTGCGCGCCATCGGCCAGTTCGGCCAGCGTCGGCAGGAAGCCGGCCAGCGTTTTGCCGCCCCCCGTTGGCGCGATCAGCAGCAGGGCGGGATCGGCGGCACGTTCCAGCATGGCACGCTGATGCGGATGCGGCGACCAGCCGCGCGCGGTGAACCAGTCGGCGAAATTATCGGGAAGCGAGACCATGTGGGTTTGTCGCCCGAAAACGGTCGGCGCGGAAAGGTTGAAATGGGGGCCGCGGTCAATTTCGCGAAACTACGGCTGAAACGGGGGGCGAGTCAGCCGTTTATTCCGCCTCAGGCTACCGTGTCCCGACCCAAAACCCTATTCAGGTTCCAGCACCGTCACCCCCGTCGCCGCCGCCCGTGCCAGGGCCGGGTCCAGCGACATCGGGATATACTCGCCGCGCCGCCACAACTCCCCCAAATCATCGTAGTGCCGCGACAACGGATGACCGGATTGCCCGGTCGAGATGATGAAGACCGAACTGTCCGGGTCTGCGAAATCATAGACCCCGCGATACCCCGCCGCATGGACGTTCATGAACGGGTTCGCGCCCCGACCGCGCGTACTGCCGCGCCTGAGCGTATGATCCCCGCCCGAGGTTGACTGGCGAATGTTGACGATCCAGTTCAGGCCGGGAACTTCTCCCAGAACGGGGTGATCATGCGCGGCCTGATGGGCATCGCCCCAGCGCAGCGCCTCGACCGCGTTGCCATAGCGTTCTTCCAGCAACAACAGCGCATCATCCAGCGCATCACGGGCGATATCGGCGCAGGTTTCGGACGGGGCCGATTGCGCCACGTCACACCACACGCCCGCACCTTCGGTGTTGCGGAACACCCGCTCGATGAAGATCGGGTCGGGGCGTTCGAATTCGCCCGACAGGGGCCCGAGTTCGTCCTGCGTCAACCGCACCTGTAGTGCGTTCAACCAGGCGGCATAGATCAGCGGTTCGGGCAGATGCTCGTTCATCTCTCCGTTCCATTCGGCCAGCAATTCCAGCGCCCGCTGACGCTGCCGTTCCAGCGTGCCTTCGGGCGCGGCCTGCCCGGTGAACCACAGATCGGCGGCGATCAGCGGCAGCAGGGTGCGCGCGGTGTAACTGACGGTGTCCAGCTGCGCCTCGACGAAGCTTTCGCGGGTATGAACCTCGCGCGTTTGCATCAAGCGCCGCCAGCGCTGGATCCGCTGCGTGTCGCCCCAGTCGAAACTGACGTGCAGCGGGAAGGGGCGGTCCAGCAGCTTGTTGTTGGTGTTGCCCAGCAATCCGCCGACCGGCGCGATAAAGGCCGGGTTCGCGCCATAGGGCTGGGTGCCCAGCCAGCGATTTTCGGCCAGCCAGCCGGGGGTCGGCAATCGCCCCTGGCTTTGATGACGCTCGGACCGGCGCGGCATCTGGCCGACAGTCTTCATCGCGATATTGCGCCGATCCGCCAGCACCAGATTAAGGCTGGGCGCAACGAAATCGGCCCCCGCCGCCATCGCTTCGGTCACATCCTGCGCCGCCATCAGCTTCATCGCCGCCTGGATCGACGTGTCTTTATCGCTGAGGACCGTCCAGGCCAGGCTGGTCAAATGCCCCGGCGGCGTCACCGTTCCCAGATCATAATGCCCGCCCGGCAGGATCGGGCCATTATCACTCCACGCCAGCTCGATGGTTTTCGAGGGCGCATCCTTGATCGTGATGATCGACGGGCGTGTCACCATGGGCTGCCAGCCGCCGGGGGTCAGAACCTCGGTCGGATCGTCCGGGTTCAGCTTTTCGATATAGGCGTCCTGATCGTCCAGATAACTCGACGTGATGCCCCAGCCCAGGCTGGCAGAGCGCCCAACCATTACCGCCGGAATGCCCGGAATCGTGCCGCCGATGACGCCGCCGGATTGCAGCTCCATCCGGGCCAGATACCAGATCGCCGGGGCGGTCAGCCCCAGATGCGGATCGTTCGCCAGCAACGTGCTGGCCGCCGCCGACCGGGACGGGGCCGCCGCCCAGCCGTTCGACGCCCCCGGCAAGCCCGGCGGGGCGAAGGGCGACAGCGGATCGCGCGGCCCGCGCGTATTGGCCGCGTACTTCGGTGCATCCGGCACCAGTGCGGCATATTCCGGCAGCGCGGCAATCCCGCCGCCCGGTGCATCCGGGATCAGATCGCGCACTCGCTCAGGGTCGAGGATCAGTGAGGCGCGCGCGCGCCGAACTTCGGCCGATAAATGCCCCGAGGTTTGCAAACCCAGCAGCTTGACCAGCGCAATGGAATCACTCGGCGTCCAGGGAGAGATTGCGCGCGGGAAAATCCAGAACTCCGGCGCACCGCGCCCCAGCGCGCCGCTGTTCACCTCAGCCAGCCAGGCGTTCACCCCGGCGGAATAGGCGTTGAGGTTGGCCAGCGTCTCCTCCTCCAGCGCGGCCTTGGACTTGATCGACAGACCATAAAGGTCGAGGCGGCGGATCAACTCATCAATCTGTAAGGTGCGTTCGCCGAAAATCTCGGACAGGTGGCCCTGTGCGGTACGCCGCATCATCGTCATCTGCCACAGGCGGTCCTGTGCGTGCGCATAGCCCAGGCCGAAATAGACGTCACGGTCACCTTCGCCGAAGATGTGGGGCACGTTGGCGGTATCGCGCACAATCTCGATCGGGGCGGTCAGCCCGTTGACCTGATAGGTGCCCGAATATTCTGGGATCGACCGGGACGCGAACCAGTAAATCCCGCCCAGACCCAGCAGGATGACGGCGGACACCACCAGCAATATCCGCAGCAACCATCGAAAAATCTGGAACATCGGGGCCTTTGTTTACGCCGGGCAGGAAGGTGCGTAGATAAGCCGGAAGCGGACAAAAAGGGAAGGTGCGGCAATGGCGAAAGTGGCGTTTTTGGGCCTGGGGGTGATGGGATACCCGATGGCGGGGCATCTGGCGGCGGCCGGGCATGACGTGACGGTCTATAACCGCAGCGCAGCCAAGGCGGCAAAATGGGCCGGTGAACACGGCGGCGCGGCGGCGGATACGCCTGCCGGGGCCGCCAAGGGGGCCGATTTCGTTATGGCCTGCGTCGGCAATGATGACGATCTGCGCCAGGTCTGTACCGGCCCCGATGGCGCGTTTTCGGGCATGGCGGCGGGCGCGATGTTCGTGGATCACACAACCGTATCCGCTGCGGTGACGGCGGAACTGCACGCGGCAGCGGGCGCGGCTGGTCTGGCCTA of Paracoccaceae bacterium contains these proteins:
- a CDS encoding penicillin acylase family protein, whose protein sequence is MFQIFRWLLRILLVVSAVILLGLGGIYWFASRSIPEYSGTYQVNGLTAPIEIVRDTANVPHIFGEGDRDVYFGLGYAHAQDRLWQMTMMRRTAQGHLSEIFGERTLQIDELIRRLDLYGLSIKSKAALEEETLANLNAYSAGVNAWLAEVNSGALGRGAPEFWIFPRAISPWTPSDSIALVKLLGLQTSGHLSAEVRRARASLILDPERVRDLIPDAPGGGIAALPEYAALVPDAPKYAANTRGPRDPLSPFAPPGLPGASNGWAAAPSRSAAASTLLANDPHLGLTAPAIWYLARMELQSGGVIGGTIPGIPAVMVGRSASLGWGITSSYLDDQDAYIEKLNPDDPTEVLTPGGWQPMVTRPSIITIKDAPSKTIELAWSDNGPILPGGHYDLGTVTPPGHLTSLAWTVLSDKDTSIQAAMKLMAAQDVTEAMAAGADFVAPSLNLVLADRRNIAMKTVGQMPRRSERHQSQGRLPTPGWLAENRWLGTQPYGANPAFIAPVGGLLGNTNNKLLDRPFPLHVSFDWGDTQRIQRWRRLMQTREVHTRESFVEAQLDTVSYTARTLLPLIAADLWFTGQAAPEGTLERQRQRALELLAEWNGEMNEHLPEPLIYAAWLNALQVRLTQDELGPLSGEFERPDPIFIERVFRNTEGAGVWCDVAQSAPSETCADIARDALDDALLLLEERYGNAVEALRWGDAHQAAHDHPVLGEVPGLNWIVNIRQSTSGGDHTLRRGSTRGRGANPFMNVHAAGYRGVYDFADPDSSVFIISTGQSGHPLSRHYDDLGELWRRGEYIPMSLDPALARAAATGVTVLEPE